A genomic stretch from Flavobacterium nitratireducens includes:
- a CDS encoding invasin domain 3-containing protein: MESAFCSRNSESGFQKAGKVVKETEIHTAGEAAKINLQADKSTIKNDGYNLVYVTVTLQDKDGNYVPTADNLINFKVSGGAKIVGVDNGYQASLEPFKANYRKLYNGKCLVILQSNKKAENITLEATTAGNITAAALSIKVE; encoded by the coding sequence TTGGAAAGTGCCTTTTGCAGCAGGAACTCTGAAAGCGGTTTCCAAAAAGCAGGTAAAGTAGTTAAGGAAACCGAAATCCATACCGCCGGAGAAGCTGCAAAAATTAATTTGCAGGCTGATAAAAGTACAATCAAAAATGATGGTTATAATTTGGTTTACGTGACGGTTACACTGCAGGATAAAGACGGAAATTACGTTCCGACAGCCGATAATCTGATTAATTTCAAAGTTTCAGGCGGTGCCAAGATTGTGGGTGTGGATAATGGTTATCAAGCCAGTTTGGAGCCTTTTAAAGCGAATTACCGCAAATTGTATAACGGAAAATGCTTAGTGATTCTACAATCAAATAAAAAAGCCGAAAATATCACTTTGGAAGCTACAACAGCAGGGAATATTACTGCTGCTGCTTTGAGTATTAAAGTAGAATAG